CAGATGTGAGTCTACATATATGAAGACAAAATATATTACACATATAATCAACAACCAATCAGCCATATAATACAGCCTTGTGTGCATATACTTTCCAAAAGTTGTTATTCTTACTGAATGTGTAACTTACACTCTCGGTgttaatgcatatatttattttaagataaaaacaaacGTGATTGTCatgtgttttaaacatgttCTGTTTTGCACAGATGATTTTAAGCCAGCATCGATTGATACGTCTTGTGAAGGAGATTTACAAGTAGGAAAAGGAGATGAGGTCACCATCACATTACCACACATACCAGTAAGAGCAAACTTTGAGTTTTTCCTGTTTTATGGGTTTGTTTTTGGTGACTAGATTGATTCATTATATGCTACATTATTTTCCTAAAGGGCTCCACTCCACCAATGACAGTGTTTAAGGGCAACAAAAGGCCATATCAGAAAGACTGTGTGCTGATCATCAATCATGACACTGGAGAGTTTATGTTGGAAAAGCTCAGCAGCAGCATACAAGTCAAGAAAACAAGGTGAGCCGTTAAATTAAGTTGATCAGTTTCCAGGTCGTAGGATGTGGGATGTAGGAGCGAGGAGGCATATTGAGAAGCACCCAAGCTGTACATTCACCCATGATCTTTGTAGTGCTGTGGTAACATTGCATGTGGTGGCTGGTTATCACACTGTGTAAGCTCTTGTTTCCTGAGTGATGTCTGTTGTAAATGATGTTGTTTGTGTGTGATTGCCAGAGCTGAGGGCAGCAGTAAGATCCAGGCTCGCATAGAGCAGCAGTCTGTGAGAACTAACCAGCTGACACCACAGTTTCGGGCCCCTGTCAAGCCAGGAGCAGGTACTAAGACCTCGCCGACTAAGGACAACCCTTCGCCTGAGCCTCAACTGGATGACATCAAACGAGGTTAGAGCTTTCTGCTCAATTGATTAAGCAGGAATTAGAGCTAGGCatttaatgaagtttatttaactaagttcaggagagcatggtcatgtaatccaaccaatcagcgTAAAGAGGTTTCTATATATTCCCAGGTTGCTCTGATAGTGGCCTTCAGCTCTTCTGCATTGTTTTGTCTGGCATATTGCATCTTCCTCTTCACAATACGTTAAGGTCATGCAAGTTTGCTGGGCAATTAAGAACAGGGATGCCATGGTCCTTAAACCAGGTACTGGTTAAtggcaccccaaaccatcactgactgtggaAACTTTACACTGGCCCTCAAGCAACGTGGTTTATGTGCCTCTCCTCTCTTTCTTCAGACTCTGGGACCCTGATTTCTTaaggaaatgcaaaatttactttcatcagaGAACATAACTTTGGACCACTCAACAGCAGTCCAGTTCTTTTTGTCTTTAGTCCAGGCGAGGTGTTTAACAGTGGCTTGCGCGACAGCTGAAACTCATGTCTTGCATACGTCTGTGCATAGTGGTTCTTGAAGCATTGACTCCAGCTGCAGTCCACTCTTTCTGAATCTCCCCCACatttttgaatgggttttgtttcacaatcctcTCTAGGGTGCAGTTATccctattgcttgtacactttttctaccacatcttttccttcccttcgcctctctattaatgtgcttggacacagagctctgtgaacagccagcctcttttgtcatgaccttttgtgtcttgccctcaaggtgtcaatggtcgccttttggacaactgtcaaGTCACCGGTCTTCTTCATGATTGTGTAGCCTACGGAACTAGACAGAGAAACCTTTTAAATGCCTTTGCATGTGTTGTGAGTTAATTAGCTGATTAGAGTGTGTTAcctggggcacgttcaatctcacaccggtgcgcaacgttttgctacggtttccgggttgaacgacatgtttcctggaaacggtgtgcaacggaatgcaacaggttttagaagcgttttctcttgtttggtgggtgtgtcagaaatgtccgcccaatcagcggcaagatgtataaaaccacgcgatagtaaagaaacagctcgctcaatgggttcaagttggaatgttgtctttcattctggacggcaaggtcagtgactgtaacatcgagggtattttacagtattaaacacacatttataacgatttcatcaggcttcagaaacatttaaaaaagaacacaaagaatggcctctcagctaccgtagttgcaactcttgcgtcatcacaacagggtgttcaatgaatcaccgtttcagtttaataaacgttgtgcaacgttttgtcggggctgaacgcagcccaggTGTCTTAAAAATTAAACCTTTTCGCAATATTcaaattttctgagatactgaatttgtgattttccttagttgtcatttataatcatcaaaatgaaaataaataaacatttgaaatatatcagtatgtgtgttatgAATggatataatatacaagtttcacttttt
Above is a window of Paramisgurnus dabryanus chromosome 13, PD_genome_1.1, whole genome shotgun sequence DNA encoding:
- the eaf1 gene encoding ELL-associated factor 1, whose translation is MNGSSNPPLDKDEHVLKLGDSFEKRPKSSFHTIRYDFKPASIDTSCEGDLQVGKGDEVTITLPHIPGSTPPMTVFKGNKRPYQKDCVLIINHDTGEFMLEKLSSSIQVKKTRAEGSSKIQARIEQQSVRTNQLTPQFRAPVKPGAGTKTSPTKDNPSPEPQLDDIKRELRAEVDIIEQMSSSSSSSDSGSCSGSGDDSSCSDGEQEAHVSPNRNSVANGTNTSQANNQLMNTLRNDLQLSESGSDSDID